The DNA sequence TCCATTTACACCCAAGTTACCTATTGgtacattaaaagcaaacactccaagttacacatttatcccccaaacattctgcttacatgtaagcaacttttcaatatccttaaatactaagagGGTTTGACcagcaaatggtcactctcctgAGTACCCTAACACGGGATCACTCTCCGGGGTGTCCACACacgctgctcacagaccagatgtccagacaggtagctatgCCTTGCACTTTCCCTCAccccccttgttcccttctctccccatctttagctagcagctggagttggcagagcagggatccctgaCATTCTTCCCTACCATTCCCCTTTCTGAtgtcttcggatgcaccaaatacactctcacGACAGTGCACTCACCAttataggacactctggttagggcatTACAATAGTCATCTACCAATTCTTTTGGATATCTATTTTGTAAAACTGTAAtcatgtatgggaacatttctctcagtctcttctttaaaagGAATTTCTGTAGAGCGCTGGTTCGCATCCAGTCTAAggtcccagtgttccaatagaacaggtatactaattcccctaaacaactgCACCTAGCTCATTTGGTAACACTCCCAAACCATTATATCTGGACATAAGTCTCTCTTCACTGGAACTAGCAATTAAGATCAAGAAgccctctagaacagtggttcccaaacttctatgGAGGCGTTGGGGACCATGTAAGTAGTTGTGGAGTAGGGGCTAAGGCagagacacaatccccaggatcatgccactgttaGGAATGGAAGGTAGTTTTGATATGTCCACCAgcaccagcctctgggggggggtgtgtgggggggagaaccGCAGACACCTCCACAAGGCTCCAGAAAGATAATAAATCATGATTGAAACCACTTCTGCTTTTTCAATTGCAATTGCATAACAAGAAGTGGTTTCGAGTTGTGATTTTTACCTTTTTTGAGCCTTGGGAAGCTCTACAGAAGTGTCTGTGGGGCTCCTCACACCTCCTAGAGATTGGCACTGCTGGAAATAAGTGTTAAACACCCCCTTCCATTCctggcaacagcacaatcctgaggatcatatgctgctgccttcccccttcccttaaaggggcagacaTAGCTGCTTCCCAGACTGgttggttgcgacccaccagtttgggaaccactgctctagaagatcAAGAAGCCTTTAATTTTTTTACCtataaaaagtaaaagaaaagtcAGACATACTACCAACTCCGTTCCATATAAGTAGTCTCTTTCAGAGACAGACTTCTAGTGGAATCATGACACATGACCAACTATTTCAGATGCATAAAAGGACTGGTAAAGTTAAAGGAAATGGCTTCATATCCTTTCATGCTTATGGTTCTGGTCTATTCTTCAAGTATGCAGGCTGTGTGTTCTCTTCACCCTCTTCATTTCTCCCCATGATAATTGCTCACTGTTAGCCACTTTTTGTATTAATCCAAAACTGGGGTAAACCCAGTGACAAAAAGGACTTCTTCAGACACAGTGTGCTCCTACAGAACCTCTTGACACCAGGTGTGTAGATAGGTAAGTAGCAGCCTTGAACTAAAACTATGCAACAATCCTGGGGATTCAGATTTTAACTTTATGGCCCAAATACTGTATTATTTCCTCATTCTCTTGCAAAGTTTGACCTCTTCCTCAatccctcttaaaaaaaaaattaatcctgGCCTTCATTTTAAGTTTCTTAATCTCCAAGGACTGAAAAGTACATTAAATAAGAAACTTCAAACCAAGTTAATTAATGCAAAAGCATTTCAGTCCAGAACCACTCCATGCAATCATCTTTTTCCATTTCTATTTACAGCAAGTACACCAGAAAGAACAGCAAGAACTCATTACAAACATTTGGATTAACAGAGCTGGGTATTAGGCAGCATTATGCAAATAATTTTGAAAAGACAATGTTGTCCCTAAGGAAGTTCAACAGGAGGCAATACTTTGCTACTGTTTCTATGGACAACAAAGAATGGGTGATGTTCAAACATTCCTTTCCTCCACCAGAGGAAAGATGTCTTTGCATGCAACCTACCCTTTTGCAATATAGTTTTGAACCACAGGCAATGTGGTTGAATGCACTGTGGAAGGGACAGCACAGGAGGCCTCTTCCACCATTTCCTACAAATAATTTATTAAGAGGTGgatacaatggagagaggtgaaaagcggtgtgccccaaggatctgtcctgggaccggtgcttttcaacctcttcataaatgacctggagacaggggtgagcagtgaggtggctaagtttgcagatgacaccaaacttttccaagtggtgaagaccagatgtgattgtgaggagctccagaaggatctctccaaactggcagaatgggcagcaaaatggcagatgcgtttcaatgtaagtaagtgtaaagtcatgcacattggggcaaaaaatcaaaactttagatataggctgatgggttctgagctgtctgtgacagatcaggagagagatcttggggggaggtggacaagtcgatgaaagtgtcgacccaatgtgtggcggcagtaaaggaggccaattctatgcttgggatcattagaaaaggtattgagaacaagatGGCttgttataatgctgttgtacaaatcaatggtaaggccacacctggagtattgtgtctagttctggtcaccacatctcaaaaaggatatagtggaaatggaaaaggtgcaaaagagagcaactaagatgactgctgggctggggcaccttcctcacgaggaaaggctacggcgtttgggccacttcagcctagaaaagacgcctgaggggggacatgattgagacatacaaaattatgcatgggaaggataaagttgatagagagatgctctttaccctctcacataacaccagaaccaggggacatctactaaaattgagtgttgggagggttaggacagacaaaagaaaatatttctttactcagcatgtggttggtctgtggaactccttgccacaggatgtggtgatggtgtctggcctggacgcctttaaaaggggattggacaagtttctggaagaaaaacccattacgggttacaagccatgatgtgcatgtataacctcctgattttagaaatgggctatgtcagaatgccagatgcaagggagggcaccaggatgcaggtctcttgttatctggtgtgctccctggggcatttggtaggtttgctgtgagatacaggaagatgaattagatgggcctatggcctgatctagtgaggctgttcttatgtaaatcaaAACAATGTAcagaaagaggcaaggaaggcactGGCCAactggagggggaaaggggggaaggcaaTGGAGATTGAAAGGCAGATAAAAGCCAAATGGCTATGTCTTGATCCTAGCACAGTGGTCCTAAAATTCATTGCGCAGCAAGATGAAgcaccagatgcttctggcagCAAACTTCAGCAAAACTATAGGGATGTATGTGACCCTGTTTCATTTAGCCTGTAGGTGTTAATCTTACTTTGCACCTGAGCAATTGGATGGGAGGAGTTACTGGGGTCCTGACTTTCTTGCTCTTGGGAACCATATCTGTTTTATGGTCCAATAACTGGATACTGAGCATCTTCATCCTCCCTAAAAATGAGGAGCTTTCACTACTGCAGTATAAAGTCAAATGCCATTTGTGGCAGGATTCAAAGGCTCACTGCAGCCCAGAATGAAGATACACAGAAGACCTGGCTAACTTGATCCATATAAACAGACCTGAAATGAATAGCCATTTAAAATAGAAGAGGCGATGCCAAAACGTATCACCTGCTTCAGTCGGATACAACAGAAAGTAAACTAAGTTGTAACTTAGAAGTTACAAACCTAATTCAGCCGAATGTAGAACTGTGCTAATTAAAGCTAATTTTGAAATGATCCTGAATTTCAATTTTTCTGTTTCACAGGGAGAAGATCCACGTGTTAAGTACTCCAAGGTTCAGATTTCATTCATAAACTTGGACTTTCAGTAAGGAAACCTTGGTTTCTTCTTTTCTGTAACCATCCACATCTAACATTCAGTACTGAAGGGATTTCAgttgtacttaagaacataagaacataagaacagccccactggatcaggccataggcccatctagtccagcttcctgtatctcacagcggcccaccaaatgccccagggagcacaccagataacaagagacctgcatcctggtgccctcccttgcatctggcattctgacataacccatttctaaaatacttCTCACTATTAATTTCAAGCCTGAGAAAGTTTGCATgttaatccatttaaaaaaattagcaaaTCAGAAGCCACCTAAACATTAACCCATGACAAAGAATTACCAAAACAGAAAAATAGAGGAAATGAGGATTAAGATTAATAAATCCAATTGTTTCAAAAGGACACTACTAATATGAAGTCTATTGTTGGCATTTAGAATATTTACACACTGCTTGCAAAAACAAAATCTTGAGTGCACTGATAATAACCCTACTGCAGAATTATTGTACTGATTGGCTTTTTCTCTCAGTCTCAAAGTTCCACAGGGTAATATATCCTTTTTACCAGCTGTAGAGGTTGGAggcaaaacacacaaacaaatttCATGTCCAACACACCTAACTTGAGGAAAGTTGGCATACATGTATAGAGTTTCAAGAAAATGGGCCATACATTAAAGCTGTTTCAACATTTTGTATTATTCCTAGAACACATTTTTACTGTTAAGATTTATGATCTGAATTGACTACCTGGAGCAAATTTGACTCCAAACCACCAGGTAAAGGGCATGATGGTGTGATGGAAGATGTGCAAGAAGGTAACTTGGGCATTCTTCTTTCGAAGGACAAAGAAGACCTGAAACAGTCGAAACAGATTTCATTCCAAGTCACATTTAAAACAAGCTGCATGCACTGGAACAGATTGCTCAGTACGGTAAATTTCAGAGTTCATTatctctagcccagtgtttctcaaactgtgggtcaggacccagtaggtgggtcgcaagccaatttcaggtgggttcccattcttttcaatatttttaatagattagacttgatctAATCTATGTGTGGTAtgtgtggtatgtgactgcatttggggaaatgatacagacctgaacttttaacaagctactttaaatggcaaccttcagtctcgaaagactatggtatcacactctgaaaggtggttctggaacagcatctagtgtggctgaaaaggccaattcgggagtgacagtcccttccacactgggagcaagtgcagtctgtccctggtctgtctccctggctatgggccttccttctttgcctcagactgttggtcaagtgtctcttcaaactgggaaaggccatgctgcacagcctgcctccaagcgggccgctcagaggccagggtttcccacttgttgaagtccactcctaaggccttcagatccctcttgcagatgtccttgtatcgcagctgtggtctacctgtagggcgctttccttgcacgagttctccatagaggagatcttgggatccggctatcatccattctcacaacatgaccgagccaatgcaggcgtctctgtttcagcagtgcatacatgctagggattccagcaagttccaggactgtgtttggaactttgtcctgccaggtgatgccgagaatacgtcggaggcagcgcatgtggaagcgttcagtttcctctcctgttgtgagcgaagagtccatgactcgctgcagtacagaagtgtactcaggatgcaagctctgtagacctggatcttggtatgttccatcagcttcttgttggaccagactctctttgtgagtctggaaaacatggtagctgctttaccgatgtgtttgtttagctcagtatcaagagaaagtgtcggagatcgttgagccaaggtacacaaagtcatggacaacctccagttcatgctcagagattgtaatgcagggaggtgagtccacatcctgaaccatgacctgtgttttcttcaggctgatcgtcagtccaaaatcttggcaggccttgctaaaacgatccatgagctgctggagatgtttggcagagtgggtagtgacagctgcattgtcggcaaagaggcaaacaagctactatgtacattcttttaacaatgatagtcaatagtgcttactcctgggtaagtgtgggtaggattgcagcctcagattgttaataatgttcctacttgatgatgtcacatctgctcatgacatcacttgcggtgggtcccgacagattctctttctaaaaagcgagtcccagtgctaaatgtgtgagaaccactgctctaggctctCATTTTACCAATGAAGCAGAGAGACCAACACAAATTTAAGATCTACTGAGAATGTATTAAAGCCACATGAGGCATCAACATTCACTGAGTCTTACGGATTCCAGTAACttcactaaggcagtggttctcacacttttagcaccaggacccacttttgagaatgagaatctgtcaggacccgttAATCTGTATCTCTTTGCTTGTTAAATTCTGTGATTGCATACTTACAGTGTCTAACAACTCAATAAATTTGGAGAAGTAATACAACCAGCAGATACGAACCATCTGCAAAGaacaaagaaatatttatttaatgcaaGTGTAGCAAGTTGGCCATTGTGGAGCACGTAGCCAAGAATGgacaaaaaatggattttaaatgaACACAGGCATTATCTACAACTAGTCACTATCATACTTGGATTTACAGAGAAGCTATTGAGATTTATAAACATCAGAACATGAACAGAGAGGAGATGCAGAGAGGAAATGGCACTTGATTACTAGCACTCAAAAATATGGGCATCTGGGATTTTAAGATCAACAGGGAACCAAGGTAAAATATAAAGTTCCTGGGACTTTAAGTTCAGTAGTGAACTTTTTTAGAAGACAGTGCAAGATGATCAACAGCTGGTGCTTTTTAAGAATTAATTGGAAAACAGTGTCTTGTCAGTATATATAGTTTCTTAGAGTCCAAAGAAGCATCATGGGGGCAATCTACGTACATTGAGATGGGGGACAGGTAAGTTTTTTCAAAAAAGGTCTACATGGCAGCATGCAGACCAACAGCAGTATTTACAACAACATCTGGAAGTTTCAAAGACCTTCAATTCACTCTGGGAAAGGTACTGTGTGTTGTTGTTAAAGTAAAGCCACTCTACATACATGCTGTTACAGTCACATCtttcatatctctctctctcacacacaccttctAGATAGAATCTGACTCAGCTGACTGAACAAACTCCTGGAACTTAAAGTAGTAAAATACTTTTATGACATTACTCACTCTGAGAGCCATAGGTGACCTTGAGTAATCAACTATGTCACAGCGAAAGGTATAGCCTGTGGCCCAGCCAGACATGAGAAActgcaggaagaaaaggaggattaGTAAATGACAAGGGAAAAAATACATTAACGTGCTGGCTTCATGCAAAATGGAACTAGTGTGAGAAATGCCAATAGCTACTTATAAGCAAATTCAAGGTGTGCCTCACTTAATGACCTTACTTAATGAAGGGGATACCTTCTCTGGTTCTCTGATCCCCGTTATGCGATTaggttaagtgaacattcagcccaatctagtgcctttgttgtgtgaacagacattccctgccagatgctagctggttgcacaggcttaccagagatagatgccttttccttgcattaagagcctctttgttgagtatacactgtgctgcaggctatgggagacctgactgcctcattaagagcctctttgtcatGGTTTGACCACCACCATATATGCTGTCTGTCATTAAGCGAAAGGTCattaagcaacacacacctgtatacCATTCTGCTGTACGCATGCTGTATACCATTCTGCTGTTTGAATGACTACACGCACACACTGGAATTGGATGTGTGGTGAAAACCCCCAATTTTTCCCTTATCTTACAGCTATTTTTTATCTTCCTGTCACCTAAGGGGCTCCTATGTAGTATCAGTGTTGGGAGAGGGCTACTGTGACATTCAGATACAGTAGCCATTTTTGCCCTATTGTTTGTTCCTTCTCCCACTGATCAACCAAGAAAGGACTTAACACTGAGCCTGTTCATTGGATCATGGCTCCCACCGATTCCTAAGAGCAGAAAACTCAAATAGTTCAGGTGATACCAAGTATCAAATCTCACAGGTAAAGCTGCATTAATGCCTACAACTTATACAACAAGGGGTCACATCCCCCCAGATGGATTTACACTGGCCTGACATCTGGGTTGCCTACCCAACTGACTAAGTATTGGGGCAAGGATCAAGACCCTGAGTATGTAGCATAAGTATGTAGAGTAACCAAAGTTGCCTCAACAGTTTTTTATTGTTAGCTGGTCCTTTAGCCTCTAGCCAACTATTTGCACAAACACCATCACCTCATTGCCTGCGCAGTTGCTCTATTTTTGCAAGTATCCAGTTCTCTCCTTttaaattaccgtattttttgctccataagacgcactttttccccccaaaaaagtgggggggggggagtgtgtgcgtcttatggagcaaatactgcaaaaaaaaaaaaaacttctccaccctggccccggccccggcccctgCCTGCTCGCTCTGCGTGGGTGGGGCGGCAATCTCGCTGCCCAAGCcagggtgtctactcagaagtaagtctcagagtcactggggctcactcccaggaaagcgtgggtggggtggcagtctcactgcccaatcctgtgcatgcctactctgaagtaagtcccattagagtcaggggggcttactcccaggaaagcctctctcccccccccaagcctggagcatcacatcctctctccccccaccccaagcctggagcatcacaacttctctgcgacacaaacacttccccccctctctctcacacacaggctgcccccttctcttacacacacagatgctctgccccccctacacactcacacagcaggggaggggcgctttcactcacctcatccagcatcttaatgtaagcccccccatcacaaagaaaaaactgtctccttggtcagaatgccagtgtttgcttattgcacaagccccaggtaaggctcggttctcaccataaatccagaggtttgttgtgtcttgagaattcaagttgtggttggactttccacttattcatttgtattggaatcacggaagaactggtgaggaggtagatgtggtgtcagcagtggcccctttaagggtaaggcctgggcatccagcagagtatgctgcacagctgcagccactggaaggcaatagggccctcagggatataaggagtacctgaggcagaaagggtttgtgggtcttgaaggagtgcaggttggagaggagaggagactgactgggtttattgaatttggaatctgactgtggattgtgactggacttggataccctgacggatttgactgacctacctggaatctgaccttggactgtaatttggcttattggctctggactctgatttggcaactctgattgatgggactgatttacttggcatctgtggactggaactggtctcacttttgcttgctgcactggtgagttgcacaagggggactgatcagccttaagcgggcacaaggcccagtggattggaatttggcagaacatcattgtagcagaaagataatgtgatcccctatttgcgtgcacctgcttttgtgagcttcataaattctgactctagcgatgatgagttcttggggtttccagaaaactagagtactcaaacctttaagtcgctccatttgttaatgacagcgataatggttcttaatgccactgttgactgctgttcactttacatggttcaaatgttgttctgttatagtttattaaatattttattacactatttggttcagaatatttttttcctgttttcctcctctaaaaactaggtgcgtcttatggtcaggtgcgtcttatggagcgaaaaatacagtatgttTCCATCATTCAATGTAATTTTAAACTCTATTAAGAGTTTCACTGTTTTGCTTGCCTGGGCTCTGTTCTCTAGACAGGGAGCTGGTTTGCTCCATCTTTCCAGGCTGATCATTACTATTTTCTGACTTCTAAGGAAATTCCCAGggcttttgctccccccccccattgcatctACAAGCAGCTGGATAAAAATCTAGAGTAATGCCTCACGTCTTAGCAGCTAGGCAAAGTGGAAAAGGCTGCACAGTAATTTCTAAATGTCTGTGGCTCAGACATTTAGTTCAGCAGGCAGCCCCCAACCACAGTGCAGAAGCCTATGATGAAGTTAGGAAAAACAAGAAAGCTTGTCTTAATAAGAGCTTGAATACAACTATTCAAAGTGACTTAGAATTAGGATGTAGTCTCAGAGAGAGTTCCCATATTCATGTGTAATAATCCTAGTTACACCAGAATCtcataaaaagaaacacacacacacacacaaaatgtgaaACTGGGTACACTTAACTGGCAAAACTACTTAAAAGTTTATTCTCAAATAGTACTTACCTCATAGCACATATAAATGGAAAGACCCACTACACCAAAGTTGTAAAGAGCCATTATTTGCCTCAAATCaaatggttttttgttttccatGATCTTTGGTCCCAGATTAGTGACAAAATACATATAGGTTCCAAGGATAATTGtctgtggcagtggtgaagaCATTAGCGGATAGCCATCAACTCGTGGATCTAGAAGACATTAAAAAATGCCTTAATGTTTACAGATTTCAAAATCAGCCATCAAGGTTATTTTTACCCAAGACAGGTTTCACAAGAGAACAAACCTTCTGCTGCTAATGTTATTGCATACCTCATTTACCTTtttgctttgcaaaaaaaaaaggaagccttATGTGCTGTAACAATAGCCTAACCCAAGCTATTCAATAGCAATTAGCTTATGAACTAATCTTGGACACAAAATCTCCCATTCTTGCCCCTAAAA is a window from the Tiliqua scincoides isolate rTilSci1 chromosome 2, rTilSci1.hap2, whole genome shotgun sequence genome containing:
- the ELOVL7 gene encoding very long chain fatty acid elongase 7, translating into MAFSNLTLKAASLYDGWIKNADPRVDGYPLMSSPLPQTIILGTYMYFVTNLGPKIMENKKPFDLRQIMALYNFGVVGLSIYMCYEFLMSGWATGYTFRCDIVDYSRSPMALRMVRICWLYYFSKFIELLDTVFFVLRKKNAQVTFLHIFHHTIMPFTWWFGVKFAPGGLGTFHGMVNSMVHIIMYTYYGLCTLGPAFQKYLWWKKHMTTIQLIQFIIITVHIGQIYLMDNCPYQYPIFMFIIWLYGFLFLILFLHFWYHAYTKGQRLPKTMKNGISKNKAE